The Apibacter raozihei genome contains a region encoding:
- the tgt gene encoding tRNA guanosine(34) transglycosylase Tgt: MFFKAIETDKNSKARAGILETDHGSIETPIFMPVGTVGTVKSVHQRELKDDIQAQIILGNTYHLYLRPGTDILYKAGGLHQFINWDRPILTDSGGYQVFSLSQTRKIQEDGVRFKSHIDGSYHFFTPEKSMEIQRYIGGDIFMAFDECTPYPCDYSYAKKSLDITHRWLKRCVSWCEENPEVYDYKQHLFPIVQGSTFEDLRKISAEFIASVGADGNAIGGLSVGEPEEEMYRITEVVTDILPKDKPRYLMGVGTPWNILESIALGVDMMDCVMPTRNARNGMLFTWQGVINIKNNKWKDDFSVLDPEGTSFVDQEYSRAYLRHLFSANEFLGKQIASIHNLAFYLDLVRTARKHILAGDFNAWKNSVTPQLRTRL, encoded by the coding sequence ATGTTTTTTAAAGCAATTGAAACCGATAAAAACTCTAAGGCGCGGGCCGGAATTTTAGAAACGGATCACGGCAGTATTGAAACACCTATTTTCATGCCGGTGGGTACTGTAGGAACTGTTAAATCTGTACATCAGCGAGAGTTAAAGGACGATATTCAGGCACAGATTATTCTGGGCAACACTTATCATTTGTATTTACGTCCAGGAACGGATATTTTATATAAGGCCGGAGGGCTTCACCAATTTATCAACTGGGATCGCCCTATTCTTACCGATAGCGGAGGATATCAGGTGTTTTCACTTTCCCAGACACGAAAAATTCAGGAAGACGGGGTACGTTTTAAATCTCATATAGATGGTTCGTACCATTTTTTCACACCAGAAAAATCAATGGAAATTCAACGTTATATCGGAGGAGATATTTTTATGGCCTTTGATGAATGCACCCCCTACCCTTGTGATTACTCCTATGCCAAGAAATCACTGGACATTACTCACCGCTGGCTGAAACGATGCGTCAGCTGGTGCGAGGAAAATCCGGAGGTTTATGATTATAAACAACATTTATTCCCCATTGTGCAGGGCAGTACATTTGAAGATTTGCGGAAAATTTCTGCTGAATTTATCGCTTCTGTAGGAGCCGATGGAAATGCAATCGGGGGATTGAGCGTGGGTGAACCGGAAGAAGAAATGTACCGTATTACTGAGGTAGTTACAGATATTTTACCCAAAGACAAACCCCGCTATCTTATGGGCGTAGGTACTCCATGGAATATTCTGGAATCTATTGCACTGGGAGTAGATATGATGGACTGTGTTATGCCCACCCGAAATGCGCGCAACGGTATGCTTTTTACCTGGCAGGGAGTTATCAATATAAAAAATAATAAATGGAAAGATGATTTTTCCGTGCTGGATCCGGAGGGTACTTCTTTTGTAGATCAGGAATACAGCCGTGCATATCTGAGACATCTTTTCTCAGCCAACGAATTTTTGGGTAAACAAATAGCATCGATTCACAATTTAGCCTTTTACCTGGATTTGGTACGCACAGCACGTAAACATATTCTGGCAGGAGATTTCAATGCCTGGAAAAACTCCGTAACCCCGCAGCTGCGCACCCGCTTATGA
- a CDS encoding MepB family protein, whose product MDNKHNKEKNRTFIPKELPINLELAIKHLYAESGMKITQYPVRENESLEYNACRFSIKNKNVLFREGKTTPTKIGQFVTCWKRLSDIILPFDSNDDIEFLIIGSADKDNVGQFIFDKNILIKKGIMSNEDNKGKTAFRIYPPWTFPTSKQAIKTQKWQLQFFVDFTNKNIPIDKEKVISLFQT is encoded by the coding sequence ATGGACAATAAACATAACAAAGAAAAAAATAGAACATTTATTCCAAAAGAATTACCAATTAATTTAGAATTAGCAATAAAACATTTATATGCTGAATCTGGGATGAAAATAACACAATATCCTGTTAGAGAAAATGAAAGTTTGGAATACAATGCCTGTAGATTTAGTATAAAAAATAAAAATGTCTTATTTAGGGAAGGTAAGACAACTCCAACTAAAATAGGTCAGTTTGTGACCTGTTGGAAAAGGCTATCGGATATCATCCTTCCTTTTGATAGCAACGATGATATAGAGTTTTTAATTATTGGATCTGCAGATAAAGATAATGTAGGACAATTTATTTTTGATAAGAATATTCTGATTAAAAAAGGTATCATGTCTAATGAAGATAATAAAGGAAAAACTGCTTTTAGAATATATCCTCCCTGGACTTTTCCAACAAGTAAACAAGCTATAAAAACGCAAAAATGGCAATTACAATTTTTTGTAGATTTTACGAATAAAAATATTCCAATTGATAAAGAAAAAGTAATTTCTTTATTTCAAACTTAA